In Halosegnis marinus, one genomic interval encodes:
- the sod gene encoding superoxide dismutase has translation MSERSNPELAPLPYDYDALEPSISEQVLTWHHDTHHQGYVNGLDSAEETLAENREAGEFGSSGSAIRNVTHNGSGHYLHTLFWENMDPNGGGEPSGELADRIAEDFGSYEGWKGEFEAAAGAAGGWALLVYDPVAKQLRNVVVDKHDQGALWGSHPILALDVWEHSYYYDYGPARGDFIEGFFDVVNWEKAEEEFATVTELFE, from the coding sequence ATGAGTGAACGTTCAAACCCCGAGCTGGCACCGCTGCCGTACGACTACGACGCGCTCGAACCGTCCATCTCCGAGCAGGTGCTGACGTGGCATCACGACACCCACCATCAGGGGTACGTGAACGGCCTCGACAGCGCCGAGGAGACCCTCGCGGAGAACCGCGAGGCCGGCGAGTTCGGCTCGTCCGGCTCCGCCATCCGTAACGTGACCCACAACGGGTCGGGCCACTATCTCCACACGCTGTTCTGGGAGAACATGGACCCCAACGGCGGCGGCGAGCCGTCGGGCGAACTCGCCGACCGCATCGCGGAGGACTTCGGCTCCTACGAGGGCTGGAAGGGCGAGTTCGAGGCCGCGGCCGGCGCGGCCGGCGGCTGGGCCCTGCTCGTCTACGACCCCGTCGCGAAGCAGCTCCGGAACGTCGTCGTCGACAAGCACGACCAGGGCGCGCTGTGGGGCAGTCACCCCATCCTCGCGCTGGACGTGTGGGAACACTCCTACTACTACGACTACGGTCCCGCCCGCGGCGACTTCATCGAGGGCTTCTTCGACGTCGTCAACTGGGAGAAGGCCGAGGAGGAGTTCGCGACCGTCACGGAGCTGTTCGAGTAA
- a CDS encoding DUF7522 family protein encodes MDGADDRLLAVVREATGDALRDLWLFGEDGERAVYVRDDVAEALEGVDTDPYIDNERYGYITRATYEDLTYASYEYTVRGFDAFVTFRTFVGGVGVLVSVDAGTDFDAGALHASLSDADVDLAAALSLDGEAS; translated from the coding sequence ATGGACGGTGCCGACGACCGGCTGCTCGCCGTCGTGCGGGAGGCGACCGGCGACGCGTTACGTGACCTGTGGCTGTTCGGCGAGGACGGCGAGCGCGCGGTGTACGTCCGCGACGACGTGGCCGAGGCGCTCGAGGGCGTGGACACCGACCCGTACATCGACAACGAGCGGTACGGCTACATCACTCGCGCGACGTACGAGGACCTCACCTACGCGAGCTACGAGTACACCGTCCGCGGGTTCGACGCGTTCGTCACCTTCCGCACCTTCGTGGGCGGGGTCGGCGTCCTCGTCAGCGTGGACGCCGGGACCGACTTCGACGCCGGGGCGCTCCACGCGTCGCTCTCGGACGCGGACGTCGACCTCGCGGCGGCGCTGTCGCTGGACGGCGAGGCGTCATAA
- a CDS encoding DUF5827 family protein encodes MPRPKETFEDLRAFEFRDPDEVLDADAMYTVYEIARLLQGLEPDRELDAETENILLDWAIPWMLDHEDALCFAEPDGEDAPGFYGLREE; translated from the coding sequence ATGCCGCGACCCAAGGAGACCTTCGAGGACCTGCGCGCCTTCGAGTTCCGCGACCCCGACGAGGTGCTCGACGCCGACGCGATGTACACCGTCTACGAGATCGCCCGCCTGCTCCAGGGGCTGGAGCCCGACCGCGAGCTCGACGCCGAGACGGAGAACATCCTGCTGGACTGGGCCATCCCGTGGATGCTCGACCACGAGGACGCGCTGTGTTTCGCCGAGCCGGACGGCGAGGACGCGCCGGGGTTCTACGGGCTGCGCGAGGAATGA
- a CDS encoding ATPase: MRLLVAGGDRVDAGKTTFSVGLCHETGARGYKPRAGNDFWFDHDDYERAVADGRLYGKDAKRLADASPGDVAPEDINPVHRLWTPMPGRGTGVLGQDGRQFVCDRVRVGDGAPEGVATTDAGDAYVVNATVETPDSAAGALPLDAAERVDSLPAFNDLMARLHGPATDRVAAEIAAADRAVVESYADIARPLPDMEADAVAVVEPRRCRVFDGERYLKACDVASGSAREGRLEERVGNVVELIEPAATAELPALSGGERADPASVADAYGPAYEALFSVAF; encoded by the coding sequence ATGAGGCTGCTCGTCGCCGGCGGCGACCGCGTCGACGCGGGCAAGACCACCTTCTCGGTGGGGCTGTGTCACGAGACGGGCGCCCGGGGGTACAAACCCCGTGCCGGCAACGACTTCTGGTTCGACCACGACGACTACGAGCGCGCCGTCGCGGACGGCCGCCTCTACGGGAAGGACGCGAAGCGACTGGCCGATGCCTCCCCGGGCGACGTCGCCCCCGAGGACATCAACCCCGTCCACCGGCTCTGGACCCCGATGCCGGGCCGCGGGACGGGCGTGCTCGGACAGGACGGCCGACAGTTCGTCTGCGACCGGGTCCGGGTCGGCGACGGCGCACCGGAGGGCGTGGCGACCACGGACGCCGGCGACGCCTACGTCGTGAACGCCACCGTCGAGACGCCCGACTCCGCGGCCGGGGCGCTCCCGCTCGACGCGGCGGAGCGCGTGGACTCGCTCCCCGCGTTCAACGACCTGATGGCGCGGCTCCACGGCCCGGCGACGGACCGGGTCGCCGCCGAGATAGCCGCGGCCGACCGCGCCGTCGTGGAGTCGTACGCGGACATCGCGCGCCCGCTCCCCGACATGGAGGCGGACGCCGTCGCCGTCGTGGAGCCGCGGCGCTGTCGCGTCTTCGACGGCGAGCGGTACCTGAAGGCCTGCGACGTGGCCTCCGGCAGCGCCCGCGAGGGACGGCTGGAGGAGCGGGTCGGGAACGTCGTCGAACTCATCGAGCCGGCGGCGACGGCCGAACTCCCTGCGCTGTCGGGTGGGGAGCGTGCGGACCCCGCGTCGGTCGCGGACGCCTACGGGCCCGCCTACGAGGCGCTGTTCTCCGTCGCGTTCTAA
- a CDS encoding MBL fold metallo-hydrolase, protein MIRNLAADVRAFTSNAFLVAGERTVLVDPGNEFDVVSRVRDATGGLDAVVLTHTHSDHVGNVDAVTEAFDVEVRGFDPDNDLVDHAIADGDTVVLGDHDYTALHTPGHKDDHLCFVRADGEVAVVGDLVFSGGGFGRTDLEEGDRPRLVESIEYLLAETDDSLAAMHAGHGPSVEANARQHIEYALRAARSR, encoded by the coding sequence ATGATACGCAACCTCGCCGCCGACGTCCGGGCGTTCACGAGCAACGCGTTCCTGGTCGCGGGCGAGCGGACGGTGCTCGTGGACCCCGGGAACGAGTTCGACGTGGTCTCGCGGGTGCGCGACGCGACCGGCGGGCTGGACGCCGTCGTCCTCACGCACACCCACTCGGACCACGTCGGCAACGTCGATGCCGTGACCGAGGCGTTCGACGTGGAGGTCCGGGGCTTCGACCCCGACAACGACCTCGTGGACCACGCGATAGCGGACGGCGACACGGTCGTGCTCGGGGACCACGACTACACGGCGCTCCACACGCCCGGCCACAAGGACGACCACCTCTGCTTCGTGCGCGCCGACGGCGAGGTAGCCGTGGTCGGCGACCTCGTCTTCTCGGGCGGCGGCTTCGGGCGCACCGACTTGGAGGAGGGCGACCGCCCGCGCCTCGTAGAGAGCATCGAGTACCTGCTGGCGGAGACGGACGACTCGCTCGCGGCGATGCACGCCGGCCACGGCCCGAGCGTCGAGGCGAACGCCCGACAGCACATCGAGTACGCGCTCCGGGCCGCGCGGTCGCGTTAG
- a CDS encoding DMT family transporter, which yields MTRRDAALFLLLAATWGSAFAVTRVGLDDLPPTLFAALRFDLAALVMLPLALALGRRVRPRSSADWAYVLLGGLLTVGLHHALLFAGQLYVASAVAAVLLGLIPVVTPALERLAGTDEAVGALDVAGVLVGFAGVVVIANPDPARVVESARGAALVFGSALAFAAGAVLTDRTDPGLDALGAQPAMYAVGAVALHAATLVVPGETLAAAAFTPSALGAIAYMALVAGVGGFTLYFVLLRRLGPFSMGLLEYVIPPFAALTGWYYLDERLGATAVLGFALVLVGFAVVKRGRLLAAVGARPDTAK from the coding sequence ATGACCCGCCGGGACGCCGCCCTGTTCCTCCTCCTCGCCGCGACGTGGGGCTCGGCGTTCGCGGTGACGCGCGTCGGCCTGGACGACCTCCCGCCGACGCTGTTCGCCGCGCTCCGCTTCGACCTCGCCGCCCTCGTCATGCTCCCGCTCGCGCTGGCGCTCGGGCGGCGGGTCCGCCCGCGAAGCAGCGCGGACTGGGCGTACGTCCTGCTCGGGGGACTGCTCACCGTCGGCCTCCATCACGCCCTGCTGTTCGCCGGGCAGCTGTACGTCGCCAGCGCCGTCGCCGCCGTCCTCCTCGGGCTGATTCCCGTCGTCACACCGGCGCTCGAACGGCTCGCCGGCACGGACGAGGCCGTCGGCGCGCTCGACGTGGCGGGCGTGCTCGTCGGCTTCGCGGGCGTCGTCGTCATCGCGAACCCCGACCCGGCGCGCGTCGTCGAGAGCGCCCGGGGCGCGGCGCTGGTGTTCGGGTCGGCGCTCGCCTTCGCCGCCGGCGCCGTGCTGACGGACCGCACCGACCCCGGCCTCGACGCGCTCGGCGCACAGCCGGCGATGTACGCGGTCGGGGCCGTCGCGCTCCACGCCGCGACGCTCGTCGTGCCGGGCGAGACGCTCGCGGCCGCCGCGTTCACCCCCTCGGCGCTCGGGGCCATCGCCTACATGGCCCTCGTCGCGGGTGTCGGGGGCTTTACCCTCTACTTCGTCCTCCTGCGTCGGCTCGGCCCGTTCTCCATGGGGCTGCTGGAGTACGTCATCCCGCCGTTCGCCGCGCTCACGGGGTGGTACTACCTGGACGAGCGGCTCGGCGCGACGGCTGTCCTCGGCTTCGCGCTGGTGCTCGTCGGGTTCGCCGTCGTGAAGCGCGGGCGGCTGCTCGCCGCGGTCGGCGCGCGACCCGACACGGCGAAGTGA
- a CDS encoding presenilin family intramembrane aspartyl protease PSH produces the protein MNRAAAAIAAIVGLFVLVQLAALALVAPFDAAGYQAVPDSQTSNPVNSLVYVAGILVATGVMLAAFKFGVDGLVRLFVVASATFISYYVFSVVLPVVVVAGVSAPAAVASLVVAGALLLYPEWYVIDAAGVVMGGGAAGLFGISFGVLPTIVLLSVLAVYDAISVYGTEHMLDLASGVMDLKIPVLLVVPLSLSYSFLDAAESDREAMSGDGGEPNEGEDAATEDDSEGLDRDAFFIGLGDAVMPTVLVASAAHFVEAPAVLLGANLPALAAAVGTLVGLVVLMRFVVRGRAHAGLPLLNGGAIAGYLLGALAVGIPLVEALGLAPYL, from the coding sequence ATGAACCGCGCCGCGGCCGCGATAGCCGCCATCGTCGGCCTGTTCGTCCTCGTCCAGCTGGCGGCGCTCGCCCTCGTCGCGCCGTTCGACGCCGCCGGCTACCAGGCCGTCCCCGACTCCCAGACGAGCAACCCCGTCAACAGCCTCGTCTACGTCGCGGGCATCCTCGTCGCCACGGGCGTCATGCTCGCCGCGTTCAAGTTCGGCGTGGACGGGCTGGTGCGCCTGTTCGTCGTCGCCAGCGCGACGTTCATCAGCTACTACGTGTTCTCCGTCGTCCTCCCCGTCGTCGTCGTGGCGGGGGTGTCCGCGCCCGCCGCGGTCGCTTCGCTCGTCGTCGCCGGGGCGCTCCTCCTCTACCCGGAGTGGTACGTCATCGACGCCGCCGGCGTGGTGATGGGCGGCGGCGCGGCCGGCCTGTTCGGCATCTCGTTCGGCGTCCTCCCGACGATCGTCCTGCTCTCCGTCCTCGCGGTGTACGACGCGATATCCGTCTACGGCACCGAACACATGCTCGACCTCGCGTCGGGCGTGATGGACCTCAAGATACCCGTCCTGCTCGTCGTCCCGCTGTCGCTGTCGTACTCCTTCCTCGACGCGGCGGAGAGCGACCGCGAGGCGATGTCCGGCGACGGCGGGGAGCCGAACGAGGGAGAGGACGCGGCGACCGAGGACGACTCGGAGGGGCTCGACCGGGACGCCTTCTTCATCGGGCTGGGCGACGCCGTGATGCCGACGGTGCTCGTGGCGAGCGCGGCCCACTTCGTCGAGGCGCCGGCCGTCCTCTTGGGTGCGAACCTCCCCGCGCTCGCCGCGGCGGTCGGCACGCTCGTCGGGCTCGTGGTGCTGATGCGGTTCGTCGTCCGCGGGCGCGCCCACGCCGGGCTCCCGCTGCTCAACGGGGGCGCCATCGCCGGCTACCTGCTCGGCGCGCTCGCCGTCGGTATCCCGCTCGTCGAGGCGCTCGGGCTCGCGCCGTACCTCTGA
- a CDS encoding ornithine cyclodeaminase family protein: MTEALFLTSEETRGLATMREYVDAVREGYREVGTGAAAKPRQKLPNSDPPGFLTSYLAVLPETGAMGGYTYAAGFGAADAHFFLPLFDAHSGEPLALLDGAAMNPYKTGAAGGVAADALARPDASVVAVIGSGAQAKGQVRALAAVRDLATVNVYSPTKESRESFAASMNEELDAAVGAVSSSDAAVEGADVVVTATNAAEPVFDGDVLEPGTHVTAMGQYDPSKRELDTGTVANAKYVPDLRERAFSDSGEFLQAREEGAIDDDHVHADLGEVVAGEAPGRENRDEITVFDSGGTGVETVAAGYMLFETAREEGLGTGIDLAPASEALR; encoded by the coding sequence ATGACCGAGGCGCTGTTCCTGACAAGCGAGGAGACCCGCGGACTGGCGACGATGCGCGAGTACGTGGACGCCGTCCGCGAGGGGTACCGGGAGGTCGGCACCGGCGCGGCCGCGAAGCCGCGACAGAAGCTCCCGAACAGCGACCCGCCGGGCTTCCTGACGAGCTACCTCGCCGTCCTCCCGGAGACGGGGGCGATGGGCGGCTACACCTACGCGGCGGGGTTCGGCGCGGCTGACGCCCACTTCTTCCTGCCGCTGTTCGACGCCCACAGCGGCGAGCCGCTCGCGCTCCTCGACGGGGCGGCGATGAACCCCTACAAGACCGGGGCCGCGGGCGGCGTCGCCGCGGACGCGCTCGCCCGGCCGGACGCGTCGGTCGTCGCCGTCATCGGCTCCGGCGCACAGGCGAAGGGGCAGGTCCGCGCGCTCGCCGCGGTGCGCGACCTCGCGACCGTGAACGTGTACTCGCCGACGAAGGAGAGCCGCGAGTCGTTCGCCGCGTCGATGAACGAGGAGCTCGACGCCGCGGTCGGCGCGGTTTCCTCCTCCGACGCCGCCGTCGAGGGCGCGGACGTGGTCGTGACGGCGACCAACGCCGCGGAGCCGGTGTTCGACGGCGACGTGCTCGAACCCGGCACCCACGTCACCGCGATGGGGCAGTACGACCCCTCGAAGCGTGAACTCGACACCGGGACGGTGGCGAACGCGAAGTACGTCCCCGACCTGCGCGAGCGGGCGTTCTCGGACTCGGGCGAGTTCCTGCAGGCCCGCGAGGAGGGGGCGATAGACGACGACCACGTCCACGCCGACCTCGGGGAGGTCGTCGCCGGCGAGGCTCCCGGCCGGGAGAACCGCGATGAGATAACCGTCTTCGACTCCGGCGGCACGGGCGTCGAGACGGTCGCCGCCGGCTACATGCTCTTCGAGACGGCCCGCGAGGAGGGGCTGGGCACGGGTATCGACCTCGCGCCCGCGAGCGAGGCGCTCCGGTAA
- a CDS encoding MFS transporter — protein sequence MLAHGLVHTYELTLPILAVQTVWAAEFPATTLPVLGTVPTTLAVLGIVVSAGYALFGLGALPGGVLADAYGSRPLIVACLLGMGGSFVLLAFAPNLVVVALCLVIWGAAASVYHPAGLALISKGVEERGTAFAYHGIAGNLGIALGPLAAAVMLLFTNDWRLTVGVLGVPAILAAGFALRIDVDEAAAADDEDGDARASGSVASLDEFLSQSRTLLVGPFLLVFAVVMLSGLYYRGFLTFLPELLSGFDSLTPVEVAGRSLSPYRYVYVGLLMAGVVGQYVGGRLTDRIEVERGLALGYGSLGVLALVFLPLATAGLLPLLAVCAVMGVALFVVQPFYQATVAEYTPAGARGLSYGYTYLGVFGIGALGGAVAGGILTAANAAALFAVLAAFGFVAGAIGLYLSR from the coding sequence ATGCTGGCCCACGGGCTGGTCCACACCTACGAGCTGACGCTCCCCATCCTCGCCGTGCAGACGGTGTGGGCGGCCGAGTTCCCGGCGACCACTCTGCCGGTGCTGGGGACGGTGCCGACCACGCTCGCCGTGTTGGGTATCGTCGTGAGCGCCGGCTACGCGCTGTTCGGGCTGGGCGCGCTCCCCGGCGGCGTCCTCGCGGACGCATACGGGTCGCGCCCGCTCATCGTCGCCTGCTTGCTCGGCATGGGCGGCTCGTTCGTCCTGCTCGCCTTCGCCCCGAACCTCGTCGTCGTCGCGCTGTGTCTCGTGATCTGGGGCGCGGCGGCCTCGGTGTACCACCCCGCCGGCCTCGCGCTCATCTCGAAGGGCGTCGAGGAGCGCGGCACCGCCTTCGCGTACCACGGCATCGCGGGCAACCTCGGTATCGCGCTCGGTCCGCTCGCGGCGGCCGTGATGTTACTCTTCACGAACGACTGGCGGCTCACCGTCGGCGTCCTCGGCGTCCCGGCGATACTCGCGGCCGGCTTCGCGCTCCGCATCGACGTGGACGAGGCCGCGGCCGCGGACGACGAGGACGGCGACGCCCGCGCGTCCGGCTCCGTCGCGTCGCTCGACGAGTTCCTCTCGCAGTCGCGGACGCTCCTCGTCGGCCCGTTCCTGCTCGTCTTCGCCGTCGTGATGCTCTCCGGGCTCTACTACCGCGGCTTCCTCACCTTCCTCCCCGAACTGCTGTCCGGGTTCGACTCGCTGACGCCCGTCGAGGTGGCCGGCCGGTCGCTGTCGCCGTACCGCTACGTCTACGTCGGCCTGCTGATGGCCGGCGTCGTCGGCCAGTACGTCGGCGGTCGGCTCACCGACCGCATCGAGGTGGAGCGCGGCCTCGCGCTCGGCTACGGGAGCCTCGGCGTCCTCGCGCTGGTCTTCCTGCCGCTGGCCACCGCGGGGCTGCTCCCGCTGCTCGCCGTCTGTGCGGTGATGGGGGTCGCGCTGTTCGTCGTCCAGCCGTTCTACCAGGCGACCGTCGCCGAGTACACGCCGGCCGGCGCGCGCGGCCTCTCGTACGGCTACACCTACCTGGGCGTGTTCGGCATCGGCGCGCTCGGCGGCGCGGTCGCAGGGGGCATCCTGACCGCCGCGAACGCCGCGGCGCTGTTCGCGGTGCTGGCCGCGTTCGGCTTCGTCGCGGGTGCCATCGGCCTCTACCTCTCCCGCTAG
- a CDS encoding DUF3054 domain-containing protein codes for MDLRPQFRADRTTALVLLGDALCIALFSAAGALQHPGNAPLYARVPEIAAPFVLGWLLVGALVGTFDGSWFGSARTAAGRAAVAWLGADIVGQALRATAFVPGGADPAFFVVSLLVGGALLVGWRALVARTL; via the coding sequence ATGGACCTCCGCCCGCAGTTCCGCGCGGACCGGACGACGGCGCTCGTCCTCCTCGGGGACGCGCTGTGTATCGCGCTCTTCTCGGCGGCCGGCGCGCTCCAACACCCCGGGAACGCGCCGCTGTACGCCCGCGTGCCGGAAATCGCCGCCCCGTTCGTGCTCGGCTGGCTCCTCGTCGGCGCCCTCGTCGGGACGTTCGACGGGTCGTGGTTCGGGAGCGCTCGGACCGCTGCCGGCCGGGCCGCGGTCGCGTGGCTCGGGGCCGACATCGTAGGACAGGCGCTCCGGGCGACGGCGTTCGTCCCCGGTGGCGCGGACCCCGCCTTCTTCGTCGTCTCGCTCCTCGTCGGCGGGGCGCTCCTCGTCGGGTGGCGGGCGCTCGTGGCCCGGACCCTCTAG
- a CDS encoding class I SAM-dependent methyltransferase yields MNDHRGHLSGPDVTRFDRFARLYELAMPDADPQTLRRGLAFAERDVVRVADVGGGTGRAANALGGATVVDAARGMLVEARADGNECVQGSAERLPLRDGSVDAVTVVDALHHFADPEGAVAEAARVLRPGGVLVVRDFDPRTLRGKGLVAAERLVGFDSRFLDSATLVDTMREAGLAGFRPETGFAYTVVGVKPGGPKRGD; encoded by the coding sequence ATGAACGACCACCGCGGCCACCTCTCCGGGCCGGACGTGACGCGCTTCGACCGGTTCGCCCGGCTGTACGAGCTGGCGATGCCCGACGCGGACCCCCAGACGCTCCGACGGGGCCTCGCCTTCGCTGAGCGCGACGTCGTGCGCGTCGCCGACGTGGGCGGCGGGACGGGGCGCGCGGCGAACGCGCTCGGGGGCGCGACCGTCGTGGACGCGGCCCGCGGGATGCTCGTCGAGGCGCGCGCGGACGGCAACGAGTGCGTGCAGGGGTCCGCCGAGCGGCTCCCCCTTCGCGACGGGAGCGTGGACGCGGTCACGGTCGTGGACGCGCTCCACCACTTCGCCGACCCCGAGGGCGCGGTCGCGGAGGCCGCGCGCGTCCTCCGGCCGGGCGGCGTCCTCGTCGTGCGCGACTTCGACCCGCGGACGCTCCGGGGCAAGGGGCTGGTCGCCGCCGAACGCCTCGTCGGGTTCGACTCGCGCTTCCTCGACAGCGCGACGTTGGTGGACACGATGCGCGAGGCCGGCCTCGCCGGCTTCCGGCCGGAGACGGGGTTCGCGTACACCGTCGTCGGCGTGAAGCCCGGCGGGCCGAAGCGGGGCGACTAA
- a CDS encoding GNAT family N-acetyltransferase, producing the protein MDDVAVVGWHPATTGGDGPRVRLDWRRFAYAGKFVMTNTGKAVIRGGESDPDSEFDESVLAAVAFNEDRTDDRTLWLRYVTVRADRRGEGLGPRLCDAVAERALARGYDRVRIAVNNPFAYEALYKAGFGFTGRETGIAELVLERPAETSRSRYRDGLDRFRERDLGDDERAFLDGRRNLPGE; encoded by the coding sequence ATGGACGACGTCGCGGTCGTGGGCTGGCACCCGGCGACGACCGGGGGGGACGGGCCGCGCGTGCGCCTCGACTGGCGACGGTTCGCCTACGCGGGGAAGTTCGTGATGACGAACACGGGGAAGGCGGTCATCCGCGGGGGCGAGTCCGACCCGGACTCCGAGTTCGACGAGTCGGTCCTCGCGGCGGTCGCGTTCAACGAGGACCGCACCGACGACCGGACGCTGTGGCTCCGGTACGTCACCGTCCGCGCGGACCGCCGCGGCGAGGGTCTCGGCCCGCGGCTCTGTGACGCCGTCGCCGAGCGCGCGCTCGCCCGCGGCTACGACCGCGTCCGCATCGCGGTGAACAACCCCTTCGCCTACGAGGCGCTGTACAAGGCCGGGTTCGGGTTCACCGGCCGGGAGACGGGCATCGCGGAACTCGTCCTCGAACGCCCCGCCGAGACGTCCCGGTCGCGGTACCGCGACGGTCTCGACCGCTTCCGCGAGCGCGACCTCGGCGACGACGAGCGCGCGTTCCTCGACGGGCGGCGAAACCTCCCGGGCGAGTGA
- a CDS encoding DUF7260 family protein yields MTLVLTVMGVSEQSGSGAFQTPLGAVTTAMLVQAAVVGTLFALGSVAAFSYIAAARSACDEERDRVAAELAAFERFGERVRALSPRSAASAEAFADGSVVARGGARPPDDALEPVRRAYRETAMAVDHFEEDYDETLAEHARAELGPDAGGALAEGRDLTPGLQAVLADRAAAAAAQRRKLLDRLAEEDRALADAEHELTARVAESGGLAATDGDFGALEARWRRLETLERHVRDRTVERSRRLREGGAEIPTYLYERFPVPDPVLADAAAAVGVIRDRRDRVTDALTRAN; encoded by the coding sequence ATGACTCTCGTGCTGACGGTGATGGGCGTCTCGGAGCAGTCGGGGTCGGGGGCCTTCCAGACCCCCTTGGGCGCCGTGACGACCGCGATGCTCGTGCAGGCCGCCGTCGTGGGGACGCTGTTCGCGCTCGGCTCAGTCGCGGCCTTCTCGTACATCGCGGCCGCGCGCTCCGCCTGCGACGAGGAGCGCGACCGGGTCGCCGCCGAACTCGCGGCCTTCGAGCGGTTCGGCGAGCGGGTACGCGCGCTCTCGCCGCGCTCGGCGGCGTCGGCGGAGGCGTTCGCGGACGGCTCGGTCGTGGCGCGCGGCGGCGCCCGCCCGCCCGACGACGCGCTCGAACCGGTTCGGCGGGCCTACCGCGAGACGGCGATGGCCGTCGACCACTTCGAGGAGGACTACGACGAGACGCTGGCAGAACACGCCCGCGCGGAACTCGGCCCCGACGCGGGCGGCGCGCTCGCCGAGGGGCGCGACCTCACGCCGGGCCTACAGGCCGTCCTCGCCGACCGCGCGGCCGCGGCCGCCGCCCAGCGCCGGAAACTGCTCGACAGGCTCGCGGAGGAGGACCGCGCGCTCGCGGACGCCGAACACGAACTGACCGCCCGCGTCGCGGAGTCGGGAGGACTCGCCGCGACCGACGGCGACTTCGGGGCGCTCGAAGCCCGCTGGCGCCGCCTCGAAACCCTCGAACGCCACGTCCGCGACCGCACCGTCGAGCGCTCGCGGCGGCTCCGCGAGGGCGGCGCGGAGATACCGACTTACCTCTACGAGCGGTTCCCCGTCCCCGACCCGGTGTTGGCCGACGCCGCGGCCGCCGTCGGCGTCATCCGCGACCGGCGCGACCGGGTGACCGACGCGCTGACCCGCGCGAACTGA
- a CDS encoding zinc ribbon domain-containing protein: MPSDDERGCPKCGHDGTDVGKISTTGGGLSKMFDIQTNSFEVVSCTNCGYSELYRDTTSGGSDIVDVFLG, encoded by the coding sequence ATGCCCTCCGACGACGAACGCGGCTGTCCGAAGTGCGGCCACGACGGAACCGACGTGGGGAAGATATCGACCACCGGCGGCGGCCTCTCGAAGATGTTCGATATCCAGACGAACAGCTTCGAGGTCGTCTCCTGTACCAACTGCGGCTACTCGGAGCTGTACCGCGACACCACCTCCGGCGGCTCCGACATCGTCGACGTGTTCCTCGGCTGA
- the fen gene encoding flap endonuclease-1, giving the protein MGNSDLRSLAVLSEVSFDDLAGSVVAVDAHNWLYRYLTTTVKFTRDGAYTTTGGEEVANLIGVVQGLPKFFEHDITPVFVFDGGVTDLKDDEIAERREQRERYEAELEEAKESGADSARVSTLQSRTQRLTDTIQETTRGLLSRLDVPVVEAPAEGEAQASHMARQGQVDYVGSEDYDTLLLGAPYTLRQLTSKGDPELMDFEATLAEHDLTWEQLVDAGVLMGTDFNPGIDGIGPKTAVKLVREHGDLWGALDARGEHIEGADRIRDLFLHPNVTDDADFDPDIDPDMDAARAYVTEEWEVDPEEVERGFERIEESLVQTGLDRWT; this is encoded by the coding sequence ATGGGAAACTCGGACCTCCGCTCGCTCGCCGTCCTCTCCGAGGTGTCGTTCGACGACCTCGCGGGGAGCGTGGTCGCGGTGGACGCGCACAACTGGCTTTACCGCTACCTCACGACGACGGTGAAGTTCACGCGCGACGGCGCCTACACGACGACGGGCGGCGAGGAGGTGGCGAACCTCATCGGCGTCGTGCAGGGGCTCCCGAAGTTCTTCGAACACGACATCACGCCCGTCTTCGTCTTCGACGGCGGCGTCACGGACCTGAAGGACGACGAAATCGCCGAGCGGCGCGAACAGCGCGAGCGCTACGAGGCCGAACTCGAGGAAGCGAAGGAGTCGGGTGCGGACTCGGCGCGCGTCTCGACGCTCCAGTCGCGCACCCAGCGACTCACGGACACGATACAGGAGACCACCCGGGGCCTGCTGTCGCGGCTCGACGTGCCGGTCGTCGAGGCCCCCGCGGAGGGCGAGGCGCAGGCGAGCCACATGGCCCGGCAGGGGCAGGTGGACTACGTCGGCAGCGAGGACTACGACACCCTGCTGTTGGGCGCGCCGTACACCCTCCGACAGCTGACCTCGAAGGGCGACCCCGAACTGATGGACTTCGAGGCGACGCTCGCGGAACACGACCTGACGTGGGAACAGCTCGTGGACGCGGGGGTTCTGATGGGGACGGACTTCAACCCCGGTATCGACGGCATCGGCCCGAAGACCGCAGTCAAGCTCGTCCGCGAGCACGGCGACCTGTGGGGCGCGCTCGACGCGCGCGGCGAACACATCGAGGGGGCCGACCGCATCCGCGACCTCTTCCTCCACCCGAACGTCACCGACGACGCCGACTTCGACCCGGACATCGACCCGGACATGGACGCCGCACGCGCCTACGTCACGGAGGAGTGGGAGGTCGACCCCGAGGAGGTGGAGCGCGGCTTCGAGCGCATCGAGGAGTCGCTGGTCCAGACCGGCCTCGACCGCTGGACGTAG